The following proteins are co-located in the Mycolicibacterium goodii genome:
- a CDS encoding bifunctional glycosyltransferase family 2/GtrA family protein — protein MTQLAVGTETDPETDPDPETQLPQRFRFASRPNAAQIACAAGVPVLDVVVPVYNEQTALAHSVRRLHRYLTENFALPTRITIADNASVDATPQIAARLAEELPGVRVVRLEEKGRGRALHAVWSTSDAPVLAYMDVDLSTDLAALAPLVAPLISGHSDLAIGTRLGRGSRVIRGAKREFISRCYNLILKSTLAAKFSDAQCGFKAIRADVAKSLLPHVVDTGWFFDTELLVLAERSGLRIHEVPVDWVDDPDSRVDIVATAAADLKGIGRLLRGFANGSIPVNTIAAQLGSSRRSAPEGSLLRQVVRFGAIGVVSTLAYLLLFSLLRVGLGAQAANLIALLLTAIGNTAANRRFTFGIAGTPNVARHHLEGLTVFAIALTITSGSLYLLHMMTPQPHRAVELGVLVAANLIATVVRFLLLRGWVFHPARTPRPSQPQD, from the coding sequence ATGACACAGTTGGCCGTAGGTACCGAGACCGACCCCGAGACCGACCCCGACCCCGAAACCCAGCTGCCGCAGCGGTTCCGATTCGCGTCGCGCCCCAACGCCGCACAGATCGCCTGCGCCGCGGGGGTTCCGGTGCTCGACGTGGTGGTGCCGGTGTACAACGAGCAGACCGCACTCGCGCATTCGGTGCGGCGGCTGCACCGCTACCTCACGGAGAACTTCGCGCTGCCGACGCGCATCACCATCGCCGACAACGCGAGCGTCGACGCCACACCGCAGATCGCGGCGCGACTCGCCGAGGAACTGCCTGGCGTGCGCGTGGTGCGACTGGAGGAGAAGGGCCGCGGCCGCGCGCTGCACGCCGTGTGGTCGACGTCGGACGCCCCGGTGCTGGCGTACATGGACGTCGACCTGTCGACCGACCTCGCGGCGCTCGCACCCCTGGTGGCCCCGCTGATCTCGGGACACTCGGATCTGGCGATCGGCACCCGGCTCGGCCGCGGCTCGCGCGTGATCCGCGGCGCCAAACGGGAGTTCATCTCCCGCTGCTACAACCTCATCCTCAAATCCACCCTGGCCGCGAAATTCTCCGATGCCCAGTGCGGGTTCAAGGCGATCCGCGCCGACGTCGCGAAGAGCCTGCTGCCGCATGTCGTGGACACCGGATGGTTCTTCGACACCGAACTGCTGGTGCTCGCCGAACGCAGCGGCCTTCGCATCCACGAGGTGCCCGTCGACTGGGTCGACGACCCGGACAGCCGGGTGGACATCGTCGCCACCGCGGCCGCCGACCTCAAGGGCATCGGCCGGCTGCTGCGCGGCTTCGCCAACGGGTCCATCCCGGTCAACACCATTGCCGCCCAACTGGGTTCGTCACGGCGCAGCGCGCCGGAAGGATCGCTGCTCCGCCAGGTCGTGCGGTTCGGCGCGATCGGTGTGGTGTCCACCCTGGCCTACCTGCTGCTGTTCTCGCTGTTGCGGGTCGGGCTCGGGGCCCAGGCCGCCAACCTGATCGCGCTGCTGCTCACCGCGATCGGCAACACCGCCGCCAACCGGCGCTTCACCTTCGGCATCGCCGGAACTCCGAACGTGGCACGCCACCATCTCGAGGGCCTCACGGTCTTCGCGATCGCCCTGACCATCACGAGTGGTTCGCTGTATCTGCTGCACATGATGACGCCACAGCCGCACCGCGCGGTCGAGCTGGGTGTCCTGGTGGCGGCGAACCTGATCGCCACCGTGGTCCGCTTCCTGCTTTTGCGCGGCTGGGTGTTCCACCCCGCCCGCACCCCGCGCCCGTCACAACCCCAGGACTGA